The Chitinophaga niabensis genomic interval GGTCAGGGTGAATATGGGAGATTCCACCAGCCGGAACATCCAGCGCAGCAAGATCTGGCTAAGGGAGGGGGTATTTCCTATCAGGCTTACCACCTTGATGTCCATGGCCCGTTTGCCCAGGCTTTGCCCTTTCATGAGGATCTCGGAGATCAGGTAATACAGGGAAACAGGGATTATCATAAACAGGAACATCAGTACATCGGCTGTATTTGAATTGCTTACATTCCTGCTAATAAGCATTCCTACCAGTACCATATAGGCTATCCTGATCAGCAGATCGATCAAATAAGCTACCGAACGCCGGCCGAGGTCAGCTCCCTCGAACTCAAGGTCAATGTTAAATGCGGTAGGTATTTTGATAATAGGCATAAACAAATTTAAAATTTATTATATTTCCGCTTAAGTATTTTTATCTCCGGTATCGCATGAGAGAATCTTCATTTATTAAAAGGAACCTGCACCGCTGGAAAAAGATCCAGGAGGAACCCACGGAAGACCCCGATGAGATGGCGGAACGCTTTACCGGATTGCTGGACGACCTGGCCTACGCCAAAACATTTTATAGCCATAGTAAGGTTACCCATTACATTAATGGCCTGGCCGGGGGTATATTTCAACGTATTTACAGCAGCCACCAGGGAGAAAAGAACCGTTTCTCTAACTTCTTTTACTACCAGTTGCCGTTACTGATCCGCAAACACCATCGCCTTTTCCTGTTCACTTTCTGTTATTTCCTGCTCATATGTATTATCGGGGCCTTTTCTGCGGCCCACGATGAAACGTTTGTAAGAGGGGTGCTGGGAGATGAATATGTAAATATGACGGAACAAAACATTGCCAATGGTGATCCCTTTGGCGTATATAAAGATCAGAATCCCGGGTATATGTGGCTGCGTATTGCTTTTAATAATATCAGGGTGAGCATGTTCTGCTTTGTTTTCGGGATCGCCCTTTCCGCGGGAACTTTATGGGTATTGCTGCAAAACGGGATCATGCTGGGCTCCTTCCAGTACTTCTTCTTCTCAAAAGGACTGGGTTGGGCCTCGGTATTGGTAATATGGGTACACGGCACGCTGGAGATCTCTTCTATCATCATTGCCGGAACGGCAGGCATGATACTCGGCAATAGTATCCTTTTCCCGGGAACGCATACCAGAAAGGATTCACTTAAAAGAGGCGCCAAAGAAGGGCTGAAGATCATCGTGGCACTGATCCCTATATTTATGGTGGCGGCTTTCCTGGAAAGCTTTATTACACGCCATACTTCCATGCCTGTTGCTGTCAGTATCAGCATCCTGGCACTTTCGCTGGCTTTTATTGTGTGGTATTTTATTATTTATCCTATCAGGGTGCAAAAGCAGGGATACCGCCTGAACACAGCAGGAAAACTGATCAAACCGATGCAATTATGAGGAGGCTCTTGTACATATGGTTACTCCTTACTGTTTGCATTGGCGCGAAAGCGCAGGAAGCAGATACTACTTCAACAGCATCTACTTTAGAGGACAAGCTGCGGACGAAAAAACTACCCCATTCCCTGTGGGACGATCAAAAACCGGGAGAGTGGAATGATGCAGCAGAAGGAAGGCTTTCCAGGCAGGAACTATCCAAAGATAAAATGGAAGAAATGCGCAACATGAAAGCACTGCAATACGAACAGGCGTCCATCAAAAAGGATAGCTGGTGGCAGGATACGGGAGCCTGGGTACGTAAGCATAGGGAATTCTTCCGTACACTCTTATATATTTTGCTGGGAGTACTTTTACTGGCATGCATCCTTTTATTCATCCGTAAAAACGATATCCGGTTCTTCCGCCGTTCCCACCAGGAAATGGAAGAAGAAGGAACACTCACAACAGAAGGCCCGCAAAACTATGATGCATTGGCCCGTGCAGCTATTGCCGCAGGTTATTGGCGGGAGGCCGTGCGGATGCGTTACCTGCATTCGCTGCAATTACTGGAAGCAAAACAATTGATTGCGCCGGGCAAGGATAAAACAAATATGGATTATCTCCGGGAACTTACCAGTACTGCCTGGCATAAGCCCTTTGCTAAACTTACCCTGCACTATGAATATATATGGTATGGGCAGCAACCGCTGAATAACGGACAGTTTGCACAACTGGAGGAACAATTTTCAGCGTTTAAAACATCTTTAAGATAACAACCCGTGAGAGCAGCCATCATCATAACTATCTCTATCCTTACACTCGGTGTTATTTTCCTGCTGGCATTGGCGGGGATCAGTAACACAATAGTGGAGGAGGATAACAGGTTTTCACGGGAGCATATCACTTATAGCAGCAGGGATAAAAAGCCTTTTGGCAGTTATGTGCCGTATAAGCTGCTGGAAAATTTCTTCGATAATAATAAGGCGAAGGTCATCACCAAATCATTTGCACAGACCTACAGGAAAAATGAGCATTTCCGGGAAGCATCCAACGATATATACATTATTGTAGCAGGCCGGCTCTATGCCACAGAAGAGGATGTGAATGCCATGTACAATTATGTCAGTGCAGGCAACAGGTTGTTTATGGTGGTAGAAAAAACGGATTCATTGCTGGAGGCGGTATTTAACTTTTCTACTACCGCAGATACCACATTTAAACTACCTTATGATGTGGCCGTGCAATCTTTTGTAAATCCAGGATTTGCGCCGGATACTTTTTTCTCGGCAAAAGGCATCTCAATGCTGGATGCATTGGGTAAAACAGATACAGCTATCACTACCATATTGGGTACCAATGCGCAGCATGCTCCTAATTTCTTCCGCATCAATGTAGGTAACGGGCATTTGTTTGTGCTGCTGAACCCGATGACCTGGACGAATAATTTCCTGCTGGAGAAGAAGAACATCAAAGCGCTGGAGAACCAGATGGCTTATCTGCCGCAGTATCCACAGAATGTTTACTGGGATGAATATTACAAACAACTGCGTTACCGCCAGCAGGGGGATTTCTCCAACTGGCAGGTATTAATGCGGCATCCTGCGCTTAAATGGGCTTTGTGGCTGGCGGTGTTATTACTCCTGCTATATGTATTGTTCGAGGGTAAACGCAGGCAACGGCTCATTCCTCCAAAACCAGCACTGACCAATACCTCGCTGGAATTTGCAGAAACACTGGGGCGCTTGTATTACCTTCATCACGACAATAGTAACCTTGCCCGTAAAATGATCCAGCATCTGCTCGAATATATCCGGAATCATTATTACCTGAACACGAGCCAGTTGAATGATGAATTTGTGCTGCTGTTATCCCGTAAATCAGGCCATCCGCAGGAAGCAGTAGCAGAGATGTTCAGGCAGGTGCATGCCTTACGGTTGGCAGACAGTGTTTCAGATAACGAATTACAACATTTCTATAATAGCATCTATCAATTCTATTTAAAAGCGAACTAATGGAAGAAGTAAACACCTTTGAGCCGCGCACAGACCTTTCTGCTGTACATACAGCCATCGCAGCAGTAAAAGCAGAGATGGCAAAAGTGATCATAGGGCAGCAACAGATGATAGATCTGCTCGTTGCGGGATTGCTGGCAAACGGGCACATCCTCATTGAAGGTGTGCCCGGTGTGGCAAAAACCCTGGCGGCCAAATTACTCGCCAGCACAATAGATGCTAAATTCTCCCGTATCCAGTTTACGCCCGACCTCATGCCGGCGGATGTGTTGGGTACCTCTATCTTCAATCCGCAAAGCAAAGAGTTTGAATACAAGAAAGGCCCCATCTTCGGCAATATCATCCTGATAGACGAGATCAACCGGGCACCGGCTAAAACACAGGCGGCTTTGTTTGAAGTAATGGAAGAACGCCAGATCACCAACGACGGCGTACCTCATTTCCTCAATCAGCCTTTTATGGTGATCGCCACACAGAACCCGATTGAGCAGGAAGGTACTTACCGTTTGCCGGAAGCGCAGCTGGACCGTTTCTTATTTAAGATAGAAGTGAAGTATCCGCAGGTGGAAGAAGAGGTAGAAATATTAAAAGCGGCCAACCTGCAAAAAAGTGCGCATGTGCTGGACAAAGTGGAAAGTGTACTCACGGCCACTCAGGTGCAGGACCTGCAAACACAGGTGAGGCAGGTATTACTGGACGAAAAACTGCTGCAATATATTGCCACGCTGATGAATGAAACCCGTCATAATCCCAGCATTTACCTGGGCGCTTCCCCGCGTGCATCCATTGCCGTGATGAACTGCGCCAAAGCCATCGCCGTGATGAACGGACGTGATTTTGTAACACCGGATGATGTTGTATATGTATTGCCGCATATTTTACGGCATCGTATTATGCTCACCCCGGAAAGAGAAATGGAAGGTATTACACCTGATGATATTATTGGAGAGATCCTTAAAGCCGTTGCGGTACCACGTTAATATGGAAACGCCAGTAAGATTCTACTATTCGCTTTTCTTTCATACCCGCTTGTATCTATCGCTGGGTGCTGTAGTGGTATTATTTGTAGTGAGC includes:
- a CDS encoding DUF4129 domain-containing protein; amino-acid sequence: MRRLLYIWLLLTVCIGAKAQEADTTSTASTLEDKLRTKKLPHSLWDDQKPGEWNDAAEGRLSRQELSKDKMEEMRNMKALQYEQASIKKDSWWQDTGAWVRKHREFFRTLLYILLGVLLLACILLFIRKNDIRFFRRSHQEMEEEGTLTTEGPQNYDALARAAIAAGYWREAVRMRYLHSLQLLEAKQLIAPGKDKTNMDYLRELTSTAWHKPFAKLTLHYEYIWYGQQPLNNGQFAQLEEQFSAFKTSLR
- a CDS encoding AAA family ATPase codes for the protein MEEVNTFEPRTDLSAVHTAIAAVKAEMAKVIIGQQQMIDLLVAGLLANGHILIEGVPGVAKTLAAKLLASTIDAKFSRIQFTPDLMPADVLGTSIFNPQSKEFEYKKGPIFGNIILIDEINRAPAKTQAALFEVMEERQITNDGVPHFLNQPFMVIATQNPIEQEGTYRLPEAQLDRFLFKIEVKYPQVEEEVEILKAANLQKSAHVLDKVESVLTATQVQDLQTQVRQVLLDEKLLQYIATLMNETRHNPSIYLGASPRASIAVMNCAKAIAVMNGRDFVTPDDVVYVLPHILRHRIMLTPEREMEGITPDDIIGEILKAVAVPR
- a CDS encoding stage II sporulation protein M, translated to MRESSFIKRNLHRWKKIQEEPTEDPDEMAERFTGLLDDLAYAKTFYSHSKVTHYINGLAGGIFQRIYSSHQGEKNRFSNFFYYQLPLLIRKHHRLFLFTFCYFLLICIIGAFSAAHDETFVRGVLGDEYVNMTEQNIANGDPFGVYKDQNPGYMWLRIAFNNIRVSMFCFVFGIALSAGTLWVLLQNGIMLGSFQYFFFSKGLGWASVLVIWVHGTLEISSIIIAGTAGMILGNSILFPGTHTRKDSLKRGAKEGLKIIVALIPIFMVAAFLESFITRHTSMPVAVSISILALSLAFIVWYFIIYPIRVQKQGYRLNTAGKLIKPMQL
- a CDS encoding DUF4350 domain-containing protein — encoded protein: MRAAIIITISILTLGVIFLLALAGISNTIVEEDNRFSREHITYSSRDKKPFGSYVPYKLLENFFDNNKAKVITKSFAQTYRKNEHFREASNDIYIIVAGRLYATEEDVNAMYNYVSAGNRLFMVVEKTDSLLEAVFNFSTTADTTFKLPYDVAVQSFVNPGFAPDTFFSAKGISMLDALGKTDTAITTILGTNAQHAPNFFRINVGNGHLFVLLNPMTWTNNFLLEKKNIKALENQMAYLPQYPQNVYWDEYYKQLRYRQQGDFSNWQVLMRHPALKWALWLAVLLLLLYVLFEGKRRQRLIPPKPALTNTSLEFAETLGRLYYLHHDNSNLARKMIQHLLEYIRNHYYLNTSQLNDEFVLLLSRKSGHPQEAVAEMFRQVHALRLADSVSDNELQHFYNSIYQFYLKAN